The following are encoded together in the Rhizoctonia solani chromosome 10, complete sequence genome:
- a CDS encoding mitochondrial carrier protein — MVDEKVVLALKDIAYGSAAGMVSKVFEHPFDLCKVRLQAQVLDTTARFAGPIDCLYKTWKFEGIRGLYRGLPMPIVGAMAENASLFLAYNKIQDTLLQYPHFRPSTNHKVTLDGIAIAGGGAGTVASFLLTPIELIKCKMQVQMIAAEARATPVLAATGAAGSMTAALPRPSFSQLEGPVSLVASVVKSHGVRGLWLGHTGTMIRETGGGAHGLQPKKQSAVGWHQTLATSHYINQLLQSAVQTEEELRPRSLGQPRPTFLGTARAIWKAQGVRGFYAGMGVTVARAIPSSAIIFVTYDGLVKYFG, encoded by the exons ATGGTAGACGAAAAGGTTGTATTGGCATTGAAGGACATCGCCTACGGTAGC GCCGCAGGAATGGTCTCAAAGGTTTTCGAACACCCTTTCGACTTGTGCAAGGTTCGCCTGCAGGCTCAAGTACTCGACACTACTGCTCGGTTTGCGGGACCTATAGATTGCCTCTACAAGACGTGGAAATTCGAAGGGATACGCGGCCTATATCGG GGCCTGCCGATGCCAATAGTCGGGGCGATGGCAGAGAATGCCAGCCTTTTCCTTGCGTACAACAAAATCCAGGACACCCTTCTCCAATATCCCCATTTCAGGCCGAGTACGAACCATAAAGTTACATTGGATGGGATCGCCATTGCTGGAGGAGGCGCTGGGACCGTCGCGAGCTTCTTACT TACACCTATCGAGCTAATAAAATGCAAAATGCAAGTACAGATGATTGCGGCCGAAGCAAGAGCAACGCCGGTTCTTGCAGCAACGGGGGCCGCGGGTTCCATGACTGCTGCACTCCCCCGACCATCCTTCAGTCAATTAGAAGGCCCTGTATCACTCGTTGCTTCAGTTGTTAAATCACACGGGGTTCGTGGGCTCTGGCTTGGTCACACAGGAACCATGATACGCGAAACCGGTGGAGGCGCGCATGGTTTACAACCAAAGAAGCAATCTGCCGTTGGCTGGCACCAGACCCTCGCGACCTCGCACTACATCAATCAGCTTTTGCAG TCGGCTGTTCAAACTGAAGAAGAGCTGCGGCCTAGGTCCTTGGGTCAACCAAGGCCAACATTCTTAGGAACTGCTCGGGCTATTTGGAAAGCACAGGGTGTCCGAGGCTTTTATGCTGGCATGGGCGTTACTGTAGCCCGAGCTATTCCTAGCAGTGCCATTATCTTCGTAACATACGATGGTTTGGTAAAATACTTTGGATGA
- a CDS encoding enoyl-CoA hydratase/isomerase family protein yields the protein MRILFFVTAHNSLSQRVYTALTDATYGHHISVEYATSAEAMIEAAELAKPDIILCPFLTRKVPQEVYEKYLTLIVHPGAPGDAGPSALDWVLMGDTGLLTSAPETLARVASAPLPSKPRSHWAVTVLQAEEEFDKGPVWAWEQFELPQTAEVDGLAYATITKAGLYRAHVTRAALTAVLAALERIEAASVQRAAHDLNAETASQTPDLPSNPTSHAVDETNPSIEPLNPKFPVDLSPPDEAKFSVTLKAPFLGNETHSRPLLRPAERAQACDPRIHSAVTCAVAIRAGDSQPGVLVRWLDPRDSPTVQGKNVFVYNAWVEENRLPIWCDEVPVGKIAATRDGAVLVKTADHGRLGGCGLWITHVRVPLAKGVSGGLNPKLPAVDGLRSAGLGAAVQNAREWNICGKVVLEQDRRNSEPGVKVELGWEKRPGTWQQTWVEFEELRDGGKAAYVYFDYYNGAFMTYQCEQLLRALRWATHPDRGDLKFLVLMGGSYFSNGIALNTVEGSEDPSLEGWKNINAINDVVELVISDSSEPAKRLAQNSKVADAFKPLFGGASLAERGIVTIASVRSNVAAGGFAVATAADIVLCSESAVINPHYRGVGLYGSEFHTYSFYERAGEEKARELLRTMLPMSAVEACKLGLVDEVMKGGGADCYVGQTKAYVRQLAGERADAISKYRSAPWTRPASEEVSVVSLTDLLISNKLATHAKFTRPLVSYRHAELSQMLLDFYHQTRSKRFSERRRAFVRKIAPKTTPLRFATHRRENGKLDEEETDDFDAAEGWVAGAGVEWSWVGLPPPPTSEAWEEVYPEISSSESNQEHHTPELSAANSTASLAEPMTKAEPQTPTETAMKPMSESVHAKLSPVNLGTKLIPAKLLSDKEGSMVHIKMGVVPEQLVSASKSTSTRSRLFVPVRSIRRKSDAGIQRSPADGSLAPPSPTGSSNSGLRRSRSSVEVGSGGSEQDQSGRNRSTNRISRWFGSTFKSVKSPTAPRMMLPKTPEGTATADKEGVLFPCYYDNNKTD from the exons ATGCGTATTCTATTTTTTGTCACTGCACACAACTCGCTCTCTCAGCGCGTTTATACAGCGCTGACTGATGCCACCTATGGTCATCATATTTCGGTCGAATATGCCACGTCGGCCGAAGCAATGATAGAGGCTGCTGAGCTAGCAAAACCAGACATTATCCTCTGCCCATTTTTAACTCGCAAGGTTCCTCAAGAAGTTTATGAAAAG TACCTCACGCTCATCGTTCATCCGGGTGCTCCAGGGGACGCTGGTCCCAGCGCACTCGACTGG GTTTTGATGGGTGACACGGGTTTATTGACGTCTGCCCCTGAAACTCTTGCTCGCGTGGCCTCGGCGCCTCTTCCATCCAAGCCGCGATCTCACTGGGCCGTGACCGTGCTCCAAGCTGAAGAAGAGTTCGACAAGGGCCCCGTATGGGCCTGGGAACAGTTCGAACTCCCACAAACTGCAGAGGTTGATGGACTAGCCTATGCAACAATCACCAAGGCGGGGCTTTACCGCGCCCATGTCACGCGTGCGGCGTTGACAGCTGTATTAGCGGCGCTAGAACGTATTGAAGCTGCCAGTGTTCAAAGGGCTGCCCATGACCTCAATGCCGAAACGGCTTCCCAAACACCCGATTTGCCATCCAATCCAACTTCACATGCCGTGGACGAGACTAATCCGTCTATCGAGCCCTTGAATCCGAAATTCCCGGTCGACCTTTCTCCCCCTGATGAGGCCAAGTTTTCAGTTACTCTCAAGGCCCCGTTCTTGGGAAATGAGACCCATTCTCGACCGCTACTCCGTCCTGCCGAGCGCGCCCAGGCGTGTGACCCCCGTATTCACAGTGCGGTTACTTGTGCAGTTGCCATCAGGGCCGGAGATAGCCAGCCAGGTGTTCTCGTTCGTTGGCTCGACCCTCGTGATTCACCAACTGTCCAGGGCAAGAACGTTTTCGTCTACAATGCCTGGGTCGAGGAAAACCGCCTTCCCATTTGGTGCGACGAAGTTCCCGTCGGCAAGATTGCCGCCACGCGCGACGGTGCGGTTCTTGTTAAAACTGCAGATCACGGTAGATTGGGTGGCTGTGGCTTATGGATCACCCACGTCCGTGTTCCCCTTGCCAAGGGTGTGTCGGGAGGGTTGAATCCCAAGCTTCCAGCTGTCGACGGCCTCAGAAGTGCGGGACTCGGTGCCGCAGTTCAAAATGCGCGCGAATGGAATATTTGCGGCAAGGTTGTCCTTGAACAAGATAGGCGTAACAGCGAGCCAGGCGTCAAGGTTGAACTTGGGTGGGAAAAACGACCGGGAACCTGGCAACAAACCTGGGTCGAATTCGAAGAGCTTAGGGACGGTGGCAAGGCCGCATATGTCTACTTTGATTACTA CAACGGCGCATTCATGACTTATCAATGCGAGCAATTATTGCGAGCCTTGCGATGGGCAACGCATCCTGACCGAGGGGATCTCAAATTCTTGGTTCTCATG GGTGGCTCGTATTTCTCAAACGGAATTGCTCTCAACACAGTTGAAGGAAGCGAAGACCCTTCTCTTGAGGGGTGGAAAAATATTAACGCTATCAACGACGTGGTCGAGCTCGTCATTTCTGACTCGTCCGAGCCCGCCAAACGTCTGGCCCAAAACAGCAAGGTCGCCGACGCATTCAAGCCCCTCTTCGGAGGTGCAAGCTTGGCCGAGCGAGGCATTGTTACCATTGCGTCCGTTCGATCGAACGTCGCGGCTGGTGGTTTTGCAGTTGCTACCGCTGCCGATATCGTCCTGTGCTCGGAATCCGCTGTCATAAACCCCCACTACCGAGGTGTCGGTCTCTATGGCTCTGAATTCCACACCTACTCATTCTACGAGCGAGCTGGCGAAGAAAAGGCTCGAGAGCTATTGCGAACTATGCTCCCAATGAGCGCTGTCGAAGCATGCAAACTGGGACTCGTAGATGAGGTCATGAAGGGCGGCGGTGCCGATTGCTATGTCGGGCAGACAAAGGCCTACGTTCGCCAGTTAGCCGGTGAGCGGGCCGATGCTATTTCCAAGTACCGGTCCGCTCCTTGGACTCGCCCGGCATCTGAAGAAGTTTCGGTCGTTTCGCTTACAGACCTTCTCATTTCCAACAAGCTTGCTACCCACGCCAAGTTCACTCGCCCACTAGTGTCTTATCGACATGCCGAGCTGTCTCAAATGCTACTCGACTTTTACCATCAGACCCGTTCCAAGAGATTCTCTGAGCGCCGCAGGGCCTTTGTGCGCAAGATTGCACCCAAGACAACTCCGCTCCGTTTCGCTACTCACCGACGCGAGAATGGCAAATTGGACGAAGAAGAGACGGACGATTTTGACGCTGCCGAAGGTTGGGTCGCTGGTGCTGGAGTCGAGTGGAGTTGGGTTGGACTCCCTCCTCCCCCGACCAGTGAAGCATGGGAGGAGGTTTATCCTGAAATTTCCTCTtcggaaagcaatcaggagCATCATACTCCGGAATTGTCGGCTGCCAACAGCACGGCCTCTCTGGCGGAGCCCATGACCAAAGCAGAGCCCCAAACACCTACGGAAACGGCCATGAAGCCCATGTCTGAGAGTGTGCACGCTAAGCTATCCCCCGTGAACCTTGGGACGAAACTGATACCTGCAAAGTTGCTGTCGGACAAAGAGGGAAGCATGGTTCACATCAAAATGGGAGTCGTGCCGGAGCAGCTAGTGTCGGCGAGTAAAAGCACTTCTACCCGAAGCCGACTATTTGTCCCAGTCCGTTCCATTCGTCGAAAGAGTGACGCTGGAATTCAACGGTCTCCTGCTGATGGCTCGTTGGCTCCTCCATCGCCTACTGGATCCTCAAATAGCGGGTTGCGTCGCTCGAGGTCCTCGGTTGAAGTTGGCTCCGGTGGTTCTGAACAAGACCAATCTGGCCGTAATCGCTCGACCAACAGGATATCGCGCTGGTTTGGGTCGACATTCAAGTCTGTCAAATCGCCTACGGCACCACGCATGATGCTTCCTAAGACCCCGGAGGGTACGGCGACTGCGGATAAGGAGGGGGTTCTCTTTCCTTGCTACTACGATAACAACAAAACCGACTGA
- a CDS encoding methyltransferase domain protein: MSQPYIDLTTESDPIYYVDDITDYDGSEADTSSIVTDSTMSTLESTEARSYFREVYGRMFPADANLPVLLPSDNSTVTRLELQHLSIKLVLNGNYWGPVRQNLLAPTPHRKRVLDLVTLEGTWYAGSRNVARVPDVDFVSLDLSPLTPHRPCPNVVFEVYDLYNGFAEPDNSFDVVHLRHAAVPMKDFKSLVREVHRVLRPGGIVLFCEYELEVYDAEFPDIPAWASLPGISNALRLARGGLAHQGVNVYVWRDLPKWLPWDSSFWKEENSYEDEDFDTDTESESSVIRSSQSSQSEPDGVRGFTGVQTWANIMPAAPWHPDPRKREVGALVQRVWADVWRNMGSSLQLSGMSEREATEAIRAAVHDIEYPPVRITAKLHTLYAFKVDPYASNHAGDV, encoded by the exons ATGTCCCAGCCTTACATTGATTTGACAACTGAGAGCGACCCCATCTACTATGTAGACGACATCACTGATTATGATGGCTCCGAGGCCGACACTTCGTCCATCGTTACCGATAGTACCATGAGCACGCTTGAATCAACAGAAGCCCGCA GTTATTTTCGAGAAGTTTACGGTCGAATGTTTCCTGCCGATGCGAACCTGCCTGTTCTACTACCCTCGGACAATTCGACGGTAACTCGACTGGAACTCCAGCATCTTTCTATCAAACTAGTGCTCAATGGAAATTACTGGGGCCCTGTCCGACAAAATCTACTTGCGCCCACGCCCCACCGAAAACGCGTTTTAGACTTGGTTACTCTTGAGGGCACCTGGTACGCT GGTTCAAGAAATGTCGCGCGAGTTCCCGATGTAGATTTTGTGAGCCTGGATTTATCACCCCTTACTCCACACCGGCCCTGTCCGAATGTTGTCTTTGAAGTATATGATCTCTACAATGGCTTCGCCGAGCCCGATAACTCGTTTGATGTGGTTCATCTGAGGCATGCGGCTGTTCCG ATGAAGGATTTCAAGTCCTTAGTAAGAGAAGTTCATCGCGTATTGCGTCCCGGCGGCATCGTGTTGTTTTGCGAATATGAGCTCGAAGTCTATGACGCTGAATTCCCGGATATACCTGCGTGGGCGTCTCTACCTGGTATCTCCAATGCGCTTCGACTCGCACGCGGCGGTCTGGCCCATCAGGGGGTCAACGTTTACGTGTGGCGAGACCTTCCAAAGTGGCTGCCGTGGGATTCATCCTTTTGGAAAGAGGAGAACTCATACGAAGACGAAGACTTTGATACCGATACGGAATCCGAGTCGAGCGTCATCCGCAGCTCCCAGTCGTCTCAGTCCGAGCCCGACGGTGTGAGGGGATTCACTGGGGTACAGACTTGGGCAAATATCATGCCCGCAGCTCCGTGGCACCCCGACCCGCGTAAACGAGAGGTGGGAGCACTTGTCCAGCGCGTATGGGCGGACGTATGGAGAAACATGGGCTCCTCGTTGCAGTTGAGTGGAATGTCTGAGCGGGAGGCGACCGAGGCGATACGTGCAGCCGTCCACGATATTGAGTATCCGCCGGTACGAATTACCGCCAAACTGCACACATTGTATGCGTTCAAAGTCGATCCATATGCTTCGAATCATGCGGGCGATGTGTGA
- a CDS encoding glutathione S-transferase, which yields MSETTTRQRGVAEIARSQVRAAADVGQEAVSSGAYVYPVKGIYYLLAHPRLYKPIAKPLGLSFITNLGILAFLFTFTYLPQAAFMAIFSGPFGFITAIPLILGEAAAITTVIAKTFYLGPALENLFDETLLLQGQTKLVSNGREVTTQSGTKALGKLILKPLHRFSKEGIIRYILSIPLNFIPVVGTVFFLGYNGGLWEVEPNLRANEKVVFPQDQRKRWISERRGAYTSFGFAALALNLIPFATLVFSCTSAVGAALWAADEEKRQGSKPDMSAVPEQDKTRDGDVKGPQSPYVRKVVIAARLLGLNDRIERIVTKPSEVTPPQNLINTNPLGKVPALVVDSAGSKRAVFDSPVILQYFDTISEPRDRLYPPSSDPARIDTLNYEALTDGILDATYLIRAESIKQPEEQRSAQLIAAQRNKVRRGIEALGALPEPEFPSAKAVGLACTLWYLNRRLPDFNWREGQGGKKLEDWFKRAVEHPAWVEEGEVPPS from the exons ATGTCCGAGACCACTACCAGACAACGGGGCGTCGCTGAGATTGCGCGTTCTCAAGTACGAGCTGCTGCAGATGTCGGGCAGGAAGCTGTCTCGAGCGGAGCCTATGTGTATCCTGTCAAG GGAATATACTATCTTCTAGCCCACCCACGACTGTACAAGCCAATTGCCAAACCGCTTGGGCTGTCTTTTATCACTAACCTGGGCATCTTGGCGTTCTTGTTTACATTCACATATCTTCCTCAAG CCGCATTCATGGCCATTTTCAGCGGGCCTTTCGGGTTCATCACTGCTATCCCGCTTATCCTTGGCGAAGCAGCAGCCATTACCACTGTTATTGCCAAAACGTTTTATCTCGGTCCTGCACTAGAGAACTTGTTTGATGAG ACGCTGCTCCTGCAGGGCCAGACGAAGCTCGTATCGAATGGTCGTGAAGTGACTACTCAGTCAGGGACTAAGGCTCTTGGGAAACTGATTCTCAAACCTCTACACAG ATTCTCCAAGGAGGGGATTATACGATACATTCTTTCCATCCCATTGAACTTTATACCCGTGGTGGGGACTGTGTTCTTTTTGGGATACAATGGTGGGCTTTGGGAAGTCGAGCCGAATTTACGAGCTAACGAAAAGGTTGT GTTTCCCCAGGATCAACGTAAACGATGGATCTCTGAGCGACGAGGCGCATATACCAG TTTTGGGTTTGCTGCGTTGGCGTTGAACTTGATCCCGTTTGCCACTTTGGTATTCAGTTGTACTTCTGCG GTTGGTGCTGCGCTCTGGGCTGCGGACGAAGAAAAGAGGCAAGGCTCCAAGCCCGACATGTCTGCTGTTCCTGAGCAAGACAAGACGAGAGATGGGGATGTCAAGGG CCCACAATCTCCGTACGTGAGAAAAGTAGTCATCGCTGCGCGTTTGTTGGGGTTGAACGACCGTATCGAACGTATCGTGACCAAACCGAGCGAAGTAACGCCTCCACAGAACTTGATCAATACAAATCCGTTGGGCAAA GTCCCTGCTCTGGTCGTCGACTCAGCTGGATCTAAGAGGGCCGTGTTTGACAGTCCCGTCATCCTACAGTACTTCGATACTATTTCAGAGCCTCGAGACCGACTCTATCCCCCTTCGAGCGATCCCGCGCGGATCGATACTCTGAATTATGAAGCACTCACCGATGGAATCCTCGACGCTACCTATCTCATCCGTGCAGAATCCATCAAG CAACCCGAAGAACAGCGGTCTGCTCAGTTGATTGCCGCTCAGAGAAACAAGGTCCGTCGAGGTATCGAGGCACTGGGCGCGCTACCCGAGCCTGAATTCCCATCCGCCAAGGCAGTTGGATTGGCTTGTACCTTGTGGTATTTGAACCGCCGATTACCGGATTTTAACTGGAGAGAGGGTCAGGGTGGGAAGAAGCTTGAAGATTGGTTCAAGCGCGCAGTGGAGCATCCTGCGTGGGTGGAAGAGGGCGAGGTACCACCCTCTTGA
- a CDS encoding F-box-like protein: MGLKSVMDIPSKAQVSEARLTIDHCEQELNTISCQIAAEESRVVKLIKEAHERLAALQAKKNIQQKRIENARAMLSPIRSMPPELLGNVFIYAFEADPLVAWRLAAVCSAWRRQALSTCHIWTRLHVKTNARTDPELFRLWLERSGNTLPLDIEITLFDPTPRNRSPRTPKRHRASEVISFAPPSPVIPDITSPPPFSTSIIPPFPIGGPSLPPISPPPENTNAPSNESVVPPPPLPQFNPPSLPFPPGPSTLTGGFTTTAFTVNGPGLGSLLTTLASLNPGGAVANLMASWAANGDGIPGLGLPPPPPPPPPFPSMFDGPPSPITELPIDSGNDSDEDAGEPHLPMPMPIPMRSSSILARPAHLRAAQSWGHIVLHYLHAAMPRWKRFIFQFENVTCALPGWTALESLNNKAPLLEEFAVVCSDARGAVTPWITDWSWLPTNLKGGMAPRLKSLELRNMPFAWNAPMLTNLTTLRLGQPLPLSSASNARRSQQMTIITLGLDRLLSLLQRNPKLENLEIHVTLSDPLLPLEPTELPYLTSLAISGGRNALKLLEQVKLPALQVLDVHITARGDMDDVLSRLYVRSANPPVRDFRYVAGQRTGWGSSFAGSGPFPVTFLDHISDTIKRLVAVKCTLQTLLSELADAREGAVLCPVLKQLCLFDCHSQHNFVQQLIRLVEVRNPAGSTSSGVPARLNTLNLRGGPDLDSDVVEWLKTRVIDVQYTDSKAPQPSSTFPYPYTKLDSFI; encoded by the exons ATGGGCCTGAAATCGGTCATGGACATTCCCTCCAAGGCACAGGTTAGCGAAGCCCGACTCACCATAGACCATTGTGAGCAGGAGCTGAACACGATATCTTGCCAAATCG CCGCCGAGGAGTCCCGAGTAGTCAAGCTCATCAAGGAGGCTCACGAACGGCTCGCAGCGCTTCAAGCCAAGAAGAATATTCAACAAAAGAGAATAGAAAATGCACGGGCCATGTTGTCACCGATTCGGTCAATGCCCCCAGAGTTACTGGGAAATGTATTTATCTATGCATTTGAGGCCGACCCATTGGTTGCGTGGCG ATTAGCGGCCGTCTGTTCGGCGTGGCGACGCCAAGCACTGTCGACATGTCACA TATGGACACGGCTTCATGTGAAAACAAATGCTCGTACTGACCCCGAGTTGTTCAGACTCTGGCTTGAGCGATCTGGCAACACGCTCCCGCTCGACATTGAAATTACCCTATTTGACCCCACCCCCCGCAACCGCTCACCTCGGACACCCAAGAGGCACCGCGCGAGTGAAGTCATCTCGTTTGCACCACCCAGTCCGGTGATCCCAGACATCACATCCCCTCCTCCTTTCAGCACTTCCATCATCCCTCCTTTCCCTATTGGTGGTCCCAGCCTTCCTCCCATAAGCCCTCCTCCAGAAAACACCAATGCACCATCCAATGAATCTGTTGTTCCGCCTCCGCCCCTTCCCCAGTTTAACCCGCCATCCCTTCCGTTTCCACCCGGTCCTTCAACTCTTACTGGCGGATTCACCACTACGGCATTCACTGTGAACGGACCGGGATTGGGTTCACTACTCACAACATTGGCCAGTTTGAATCCTGGAGGTGCGGTCGCAAATCTGATGGCTAGCTGGGCTGCAAATGGCGATGGAATTCCGGGCCTTGGGTtgccaccaccaccgccaccaccTCCTCCATTCCCGAGCATGTTCGACGGGCCTCCATCTCCCATTACTGAGCTGCCCATAGATTCTGGCAATGACTCAGACGAAGACGCAGGCGAGCCCCATTTGCCCATGCCCATGCCCATTCCGATGCGCTCTTCGAGTATCCTGGCGCGTCCGGCCCACCTACGGGCAGCACAAAGCTGGGGGCACATCGTCTTGCACTATTTGCACGCGGCAATGCCCCGCTGGAAACGTTTCATTTTCCAGTTCGAGAATGTCACTTGTGCGCTCCCTGGCTGGACTGCGTTGGAAAGCCTCAATAACAAGGCGCCACTATTGGAAGAGTTCGCGGTTGTTTGTTCGGATGCGCGGGGGGCAGTCACACCGTGGATCACAGATTGGTCATGGCTACCAACTAATCTCAAGGGCGGTATGGCTCCAAGGCTCAAGTCACTCGAGCTGAGGAATATGCCTTTCGCATGGAACGCCCCCATGCTGACAAACTTGACAACCCTGCGACTTGGCCAGCCTCTGCCGCTGTCGTCTGCTTCAAACGCACGGAGGAGCCAACAAATGACCATTATCACCTTGGGCCTTGATCGCCTTCTCAGCCTATTACAACGTAATCCTAAGCTTGAAAATCTTGAGATTCATGTGACATTGAGCGATCCGCTGTTGCCCCTAGAACCTACCGAGCTCCCGTACCTGACGTCTCTGGCCATATCCGGCGGACGGAATGCTCTGAAGCTTCTCGAACAGGTCAAGCTTCCCGCGCTTCAAGTTCTTGATGTTCATATTACAGCCCGGGGAGATATGGACGACGTGTTGAGTCGATTGTACGTTCGCTCCGCGAACCCGCCGGTTAGGGATTTCCGATACGTCGCTGGCCAACGAACTGGCTGGGGGAGCAGTTTTGCGGGGAGCGGGCCGTTCCCAGTAACATTCCTCGATCACATCAGCGACACTATCAAAAGGCTCGTAGCAGTTAAATGCACGCTCCAGACTCTGCTGAGCGAATTGGCGGACGCACGGGAGGGTGCAGTCCTATGCCCAGTGTTGAAACAGCTGTGCCTGTTCGATTGTCATTCCCAACATAATTTTGTGCAGCAGTTGATCCGACTCGTCGAAGTCAGGAACCCAGCTGGGAGTACGAGCAGCGGTGTTCCCGCTCGATTGAATACACTCAATTTGCGAGGAGGACCAGACTTGGATTCGGACGTGGTAGAGTGGTTGAAAACGCGTGTGATCGATGTGCAGTATACCGATTCGAAAGCCCCCCAACC GTCGTCTACCTTCCCGTACCCCTATACCAAATTAGATTCTTTCATTTAG
- a CDS encoding endoglucanase cel12C has protein sequence MISKFALLAVTMLVGQSAMATPLAADSSSSGLEKRFSTLSGQWSSESEGSGRYTLYNNLWGQSYDTSGKQSTQATSYSGTTLAWKTTYSWAGSSYQVKSYANAALNTGLGKKLSAISSIPSTWKWSYTSASSSLIADVSYDLWLSNSASGTPSSAASTYEIMVWLSSRGGAGPAGSQIATVTVGGHSWKLYKGTVSTWTVYSFVATSEIASYSGDLKAFFTYLSSSQGLSTSQYLVGAQAGTEPFVGSATLTTSAYTISVN, from the exons ATGATCTCCAAATTCGCCCTTTTGGCTGTGACAATGCTCGTTGGGCAATCAGCCATGGCTACGCCCCTAGCCGCGGATAGCTCATCCTCCGGTTTGGAGAAGAGGTTCAGCACCTTGAGTGGTCAATGGAGTTCCGAAAGCGAG GGCAGCGGCCGGTATACTCTATACAACAACCTCTGGGGTCAATCATACGACACATCCGGAAAACAATCTACTCAAGCCACCTCGTATAGCGGTACCACTCTCGCCTGGAAGACCACCTACTCTTGGGCCGGGTCTTCTTATCAGGTAAAAAGCT ATGCAAACGCCGCGCTGAATACCGGCCTTGGAAAGAAATTGTCCGCGATTTCTTCCATCCCTAGCACATGGAAATGGAGTTACACATCGGCGTCTTCGTCCCTCATCGCGGACGTTTCTTATGATCTGTGGCTAAGTAATTCCGCATCGGGAACGCCATCGAGTGCCGCGAGCACTTATGAGATTATGGTGTGGCTCAGCTCACGTGGTGGAGCTGGACCTGCTGGCTCTCAGATTGCAACGGTGACG GTTGGAGGCCATTCTTGGAAACTATACAAGGGGACTGTATCGACTTGGACCGTCTATTCTTTCGTTGCTACTTCTGAGATCGCATCGTATAGCGGCGACCTCAAGGCCTTCTTCA CTTATTTGTCTAGCTCTCAGGGGCTATCGACCTCTCAGTACTTGGTCGGAGCTCAGGCTGGTACTGAACCTTTTGTCG GCTCTGCGACGCTCACGACGTCTGCATATACGATCAGCGTTAACTAG
- a CDS encoding NmrA-like family domain-containing protein 1, which translates to MFDKKIIAVCGATGFQGGSTIKHLLRDGRFAVRGLTRKPDSANAKALSTLGVEVVRGDFDDVDSLISAFRGCYGVFGVTDYFEAFDKEAQQGINIVDAAKAAGVEHLVLSAGAENDPPVVILEHKATAAAYLRASGVPWTVFSTSFYYSNLTLFDAMTRDPRTGGWRFYLPFPTDIPMPSISPKDIGAYITAAFTNPEEWIGKDMNIVNEYITPREYADIFAEVTCSYIEVTEVTREDFMAMEHQPFILQAWGVFKWFIDQHDKKEPYYDVQLAKRLCPDNQSFEDYVKEYREVPPEQPTMIQCYRTQERFIV; encoded by the exons ATGTTCGATAAAAAGATTATCGCTGTGTGTGGCGCGACAG GCTTCCAAGGCGGAAGTACCATAAAACATCTCCTACGCGATGGTCGATTCGCTGTGCGCGGGTTAACGCGAAAACCCGATTCCGCCAATGCTAAAG CCCTCTCCACTCTTGGAGTGGAAGTTGTTCGGGGAGACTTTGATGATGTAGATTCTTTGATATCTGCTTTCAGAG GGTGCTATGGCGTTTTTGGAGTCACCGACTACTTTGAGGCATTCGATAAGGAGGCGCAGCAGGGCATCAACATTGTTGATGCAGCAAAAGCCGCGGGGGTCGAACACTTGGTATTATC AGCGGGGGCAGAAAACGACCCACCTGTTGTAATCTTGGAGCACAA AGCTACAGCTGCAGCCTATCTTCGGGCTTCTGGTGTTCCTTGGACTGTGTTTTCTACTTCGTTCTACTACAGCAACCTCACCTTATTCGATGCCATGACCCGGGATCCTCGAACGGGTGGATGGAGATTCTACCTTCCATTCCCAACAGACATACCAATGCCGAGTATATCACCCAAGGATATTGGCGCATAT ATTACCGCTGCTTTCACCAATCCTGAAGAATGGATCGGAAAGGATATGAATATTGTCAACGAGTACATCACACCACGCGAATACGCTGATATTTTTGCAGAAGTTACTTG CTCTTATATAGAAGTGACCGAGGTTACGCGAGAGGATTTTATGGCTATGGAACATCAACCCTTCATTCTTCAGGCGTGGGGCGT GTTCAAGTGGTTTATAGACCAGCACGATAAAAAAGAGCCTTATTACGACGTGCAGCTCGCCAAACGTTTATGTCCAGACAACCAGTCGTTCGAGGATTATGTGAAGGAGTATAGGGAAGTTCCGCCGGAGCAGCCGACAATGATTCAATGCTATCGTACACAAGAACGATTTATCGTATAA